A part of Babylonia areolata isolate BAREFJ2019XMU chromosome 6, ASM4173473v1, whole genome shotgun sequence genomic DNA contains:
- the LOC143283426 gene encoding uncharacterized protein LOC143283426, whose product MIPPDTDRGDALLDADRGGDFRTSKTVMKGTGGKEVRASPPEVSQREAGRRVNGKSSPCCGDSQLGADSQGESAPGHYPGPHSETALTCPIVVPPPPFSVDLPPPPPFGG is encoded by the coding sequence atgattcctcccgatacggaccgtgGCGATGCGttgttagacgctgatcgcggaggcgactttcgtaccagtaaaacggtcatgaaggggaccggggggaaagaggtacgagcgtcgcctcccgaggtgtcccagcgcgaggcagggagaagggtgaatggcaagtcatctccgtgctgtggggactcgcagctaggcgcggactcccaaggggagtccgcacccggccattacccgggtccccactcggagacggccctcacgtgccccattgttgttccccctcctcccttctctgtcgacctccctcccccacctccttttggggggtga